The Armatimonadota bacterium region GGGTGGGGTGGCCGCGGCGCGGAGCCGGTTATCCCGATCCGGTGGGGGCCGGCTGCCGCGCCCCGTTGTCCCGCAGGTCATCCGCCACCGCGATCACGCGCCGCAGCACCGTCATCAGCTCGCGCGAGGAGAACGGCTTGGGCAGGTAGAGGGTGGCGCCGCCCTGCCACGCGGCACTGACCGTGGCATCGTCACTGCGCACACTGAGGACGATCACCGGGATGTCCCGCGCCTCCGGCATCTGCCGCAGCACCGCCAGCAACTGGAATCCGTCCATCACCGGCATGACGATGTCGAGCAGGATCACGTCCGGCCGCTCGGCTTGGACCTTCTGCAGCGCCACCGCCCCGTTCTCGGCGCGCACGGCTTCGAACCCCTGGCGCTCGACCATGGACTGAAGCGTGCGCGCGACTTCATCGTCATCATCAACGATGAGCACCTTCGTGGCGCGCCCACCATGCTTGCACTCATGCTCGCAATCGCTCATGATCTTCCCGTCACCACTATACTCCCCGTACCACTGCCGCAACGTGTTATTCCACACAGATGGTGGCTCGGGCGGGACAACGGGATGATGCGTGTGACGCGCGTACGACATCCGCCGCCTTGAGGGACGGCATTGACGGCGCCGGTTGCTGGCGGCTATACTCCCCAAGGCCCGCCGGCCGCATCCCCGAGGGTGCTCTGAGCCCATGCGCAAGCAGCAGCGATACCTCCTCAAGTTCGGCCGCGTGATCCTGCCGCGCGGGAAGTACCACTCGACCAAGAAGGGCGCCAAGGGATATGCTCGCGCGCGTATGAAACGCCTCAATCGGCAGGAGCGCCGGCAGGAGGCAGGTGGTTAGCAGCACACCCCCGGGGAGAGGGGACTCAGTCGGAACTGTGAGCGCGGGCGTCTGCGGTTGGTCGCCGCGGCCGAACTTCAATCGCCCCGCCCCGGCACAAACAACAACCCCCCGGAGCCGACTCCGGGGGGTTGTATTCTCCGTGGCGGGCAACCGGGCTGGCCGCCCGCGGAACCGCACTGTCCTAGAACTTGACCGCCAGCTCCCCGCGCACAACCTGAATCGGATCCGCGCCGGGTGCAACGACGGTATTCTCGACCTCGCGGCGCCCGTAGAGCAGGGTCGCCATTACGTCCTGGGCGAGCTGCTTGGACACGCTCACGGTCCACACCGCATCGCCATTGCCGTACACGCCCGGTGACACCAGTTGATCACCGTCATAGTAGCGCACCATGATCGGCATGGTGCCGTTGGCGAGGCCGCGGTAGGCGAGGTTGACCTCCCAGCCGCGGGCGATGTTGTTGTGATCCAGGAACAGCGGCCGGTCAACCCAGTCAATGTCGTGGGGCGATACCGCGGCGTAGGGAACCAGCGCCGACAGGTTCGCACCGTCAATGAAATTATAGTCCAACTGGCCGTACTTGGCGCCGAGGGTCAGGTTGGTGGTGTCGAGCAGGTTGGCCCCCAGCACCCACGCCTTGTCCTCGCTGTTGATGTCCCTGTTCGCCGAATCGCGCAGCGCCTGGGCGAACTCGGCGGTAATCGCGCGGTTGAGGAGCTTGCCCTCCGCGCCGACCGACCACACGCGCTGGCTGTTGATGCCGGAGTGCACATACACGCCGGTCACGGTCCAGCCCCCGACCGGGATGGTCAGGGTGCTCGCGCCGAAGATGTCCTGGCCCTCGTTGGACACGGAGCTGGGCGGCGTGACCATCACGCCGCCGAACGCCTCGCGGTCGAACTGGCCGTAGATGCCGTGCAGCATCATATTGCCCCCGGCGCCAACGCCCACGTCAATCGCCTTTAGGGCGAAGAGGCCGTTGTCCAGCGCCAGGCCCTGGTTGGCCTTGAAGTACTGCTTGCCGACCTTGGCCGTGAGGGGCACGATGAACCTGGAGTTGACCTTGGCCCATGCCTCGTCCACGCGCACCACGTCCATCAGGCCGAGAGAAAGGTTCCACGTGGGATCGGACACCTCGTCCGGGAAGTTGGTCCGCGGCTCCGCCAGCAGGGTCACGTTGACCATCACGTCATCGTTGATCTGGCCGGCGAGGTTGATCGTGGTCACCATGGTGCCGAAGTTGCTGGCCTTGTAGGCGTCCTTGGCCAGGCCGATCACGCCCGGATAGGGGTTGGTGTCGCCCCCGATGGGCTTGAGATCGGTGCCGTAGAAGCCGGTGCGGTAGACTATGTCGCCGTCGACCTTGATCTTCGGCGTCTTGGGGCCGGTGCCCATCATCGCCTCGAGATCGTCAACGCGCATCGTCACGTCGTCGAGGTCGCTGCGGATTTGGCTGAGCTCCGGCATGAACTCGTCCTGCAACTGCTGGAGCAACTGCGCCTGGCGCTCGGTCAGCGCCGCTCCGTCCCCAGCACCGGCAGGACCGGGTTCGCCCTGGGCGCCGGCAGGACCGACGGGCCCTACCATACCGCCCTTTTCCTTGATGCGGGAGATGGCCATGGCGAACTCATACCGGGTCATGGCCCGGTTACCCTTGTACAGCCCGTCAGGGTAGCCGATGATGAGCCCGTCCGCGGCCAGCTCCTGGACAGCGTCATACGCCCAGTGGTCGCTCGGAAC contains the following coding sequences:
- a CDS encoding S-layer homology domain-containing protein, with translation MKLALGIVAICALFLVAATTPVMAQGAFSDVPSDHWAYDAVQELAADGLIIGYPDGLYKGNRAMTRYEFAMAISRIKEKGGMVGPVGPAGAQGEPGPAGAGDGAALTERQAQLLQQLQDEFMPELSQIRSDLDDVTMRVDDLEAMMGTGPKTPKIKVDGDIVYRTGFYGTDLKPIGGDTNPYPGVIGLAKDAYKASNFGTMVTTINLAGQINDDVMVNVTLLAEPRTNFPDEVSDPTWNLSLGLMDVVRVDEAWAKVNSRFIVPLTAKVGKQYFKANQGLALDNGLFALKAIDVGVGAGGNMMLHGIYGQFDREAFGGVMVTPPSSVSNEGQDIFGASTLTIPVGGWTVTGVYVHSGINSQRVWSVGAEGKLLNRAITAEFAQALRDSANRDINSEDKAWVLGANLLDTTNLTLGAKYGQLDYNFIDGANLSALVPYAAVSPHDIDWVDRPLFLDHNNIARGWEVNLAYRGLANGTMPIMVRYYDGDQLVSPGVYGNGDAVWTVSVSKQLAQDVMATLLYGRREVENTVVAPGADPIQVVRGELAVKF
- a CDS encoding response regulator translates to MSDCEHECKHGGRATKVLIVDDDDEVARTLQSMVERQGFEAVRAENGAVALQKVQAERPDVILLDIVMPVMDGFQLLAVLRQMPEARDIPVIVLSVRSDDATVSAAWQGGATLYLPKPFSSRELMTVLRRVIAVADDLRDNGARQPAPTGSG